Proteins encoded together in one bacterium window:
- a CDS encoding ABC transporter permease, whose product MLRYVVHRVLLAVLVVAGVSIVSFGLLFLSGDPAAALAGDNWTRTQIDEFRHQMGFDRPWYVQYADFVARAVRGDFGTSLREHRPVFELLMERMPATLELTGTAFLISAVLGIALGVVSATRRRSLYDRAVLVLTLAGQSMPVFWVGTMLILVFAVRLGWLPIAGRGGVSHLVLPAVALGFFPVARNARVVRSSMLEVLGADYVRTARAKGLPAPRVLLAHALRNALLPVVTLLALDIGYLLSGAVITESIFAWPGVGRLTVAAVLGKDLPLVEAAVVVLAAGFVMINLSVDLCYGVIDPRVRFE is encoded by the coding sequence GTGCTGCGGTACGTCGTCCACCGCGTGCTGCTGGCCGTGCTGGTGGTTGCCGGTGTCTCCATCGTCTCCTTCGGACTGCTCTTTCTTTCGGGCGACCCCGCGGCGGCGCTCGCGGGAGACAACTGGACGCGGACGCAGATCGACGAGTTCCGGCATCAGATGGGATTCGACCGTCCGTGGTACGTGCAGTACGCCGATTTCGTGGCGCGCGCGGTGCGGGGCGACTTCGGCACGTCGCTGCGCGAACACCGGCCGGTGTTCGAGCTGCTGATGGAACGGATGCCGGCGACCCTGGAACTGACGGGGACCGCGTTTCTCATTTCCGCCGTCCTTGGTATCGCGCTCGGCGTCGTCTCGGCGACGCGGCGGCGGTCCCTGTACGACCGGGCGGTTCTCGTGCTGACGCTTGCGGGGCAGTCGATGCCGGTTTTCTGGGTCGGCACGATGCTGATTCTGGTCTTTGCCGTACGGCTTGGGTGGCTTCCCATCGCGGGGCGCGGCGGTGTCAGCCACCTGGTGCTGCCGGCCGTCGCGTTGGGCTTCTTTCCGGTCGCGCGCAACGCGCGCGTCGTCCGGTCGTCCATGCTCGAGGTGCTCGGCGCCGACTACGTGCGGACCGCCCGGGCGAAAGGCCTGCCGGCGCCGCGGGTGCTGCTGGCCCACGCGCTGCGGAACGCCTTGCTGCCGGTGGTGACGCTGCTGGCCCTGGACATCGGGTATCTCCTCAGCGGCGCCGTGATCACCGAGAGCATTTTCGCGTGGCCGGGCGTCGGGCGGCTGACGGTGGCCGCGGTGCTCGGCAAAGACCTGCCGCTCGTCGAAGCGGCGGTCGTTGTGCTCGCCGCCGGCTTTGTCATGATCAACCTCAGCGTCGAT